One region of Qipengyuania sp. SS22 genomic DNA includes:
- the truA gene encoding tRNA pseudouridine(38-40) synthase TruA, with protein MTRFALTLEFDGTPFFGLQRQKDGPSVQQAVEEAAYRVLGEEVRLHSAGRTDAGVHAIAMRSHLDVEKDIKPYRLMEALNAHLRPDPVAVTHCAIVPDDWHARFSCTGRSYVYRIANRRAPLTLERGRLWQVPQELDVQAMHRAAQALVGLHDFTTFRSVHCQSDSPVKTLDRLDVEQVATPMGAEVRVHAAARSFLHHQVRSMVGCLALVGMDRWPEERMAEALAARDRQELGLNAPPHGLYFVSASYGTDAGD; from the coding sequence ATGACCCGTTTCGCGCTAACTCTCGAATTCGACGGGACCCCCTTTTTCGGCCTCCAGCGACAGAAGGACGGTCCGAGCGTCCAGCAGGCGGTCGAGGAAGCGGCCTATCGTGTGCTGGGCGAGGAGGTGCGGCTGCACAGCGCCGGCCGGACCGATGCGGGCGTGCATGCGATCGCGATGCGCAGCCATCTGGACGTTGAGAAGGACATCAAGCCTTACCGCCTGATGGAGGCGCTCAATGCGCACCTCCGCCCCGATCCCGTCGCGGTGACGCATTGCGCGATCGTCCCCGACGACTGGCATGCGCGCTTTTCCTGCACCGGTCGGTCCTATGTCTATCGCATCGCCAACCGCCGCGCGCCGCTGACGCTGGAACGCGGCCGCCTGTGGCAGGTGCCACAGGAACTCGACGTGCAGGCCATGCACCGCGCGGCGCAGGCGCTGGTCGGCCTGCACGATTTCACCACTTTCCGTTCGGTCCATTGCCAGTCGGACAGCCCGGTGAAGACGCTCGACCGGCTCGATGTCGAGCAGGTGGCGACGCCCATGGGCGCGGAAGTGCGCGTGCATGCCGCAGCGCGTAGCTTCCTGCATCATCAGGTTCGTTCGATGGTCGGCTGCCTCGCGCTGGTCGGCATGGATCGCTGGCCCGAGGAGCGCATGGCCGAAGCGCTGGCCGCGCGCGACCGACAGGAATTGGGATTGAATGCCCCCCCGCATGGCCTGTATTTCGTAAGCGCCAGCTACGGCACGGACGCAGGGGACTAA
- the fmt gene encoding methionyl-tRNA formyltransferase — MRIIFMGTPDFAVPTLQALVDAAHEVVCVYTQPPRPGGRRGRELTPTPVHQRASDLGIEVRHPKSLKPAEEQTAFAALDADIAIVAAYGLILPQPILDAPRHGCLNVHASILPHWRGAAPIHRAVMAGDNVTGVTIMQMEAGLDTGPMLAMARTPIEDKTTGELTGELAELGAQLMVGTLRDLKIHVPVSQDDADATYAAKIDKAEARIDWDRPAVEVVRHVHGLSPFPGAWFELDGQRVKLLRAEMVEGSGKPGEVLDDRLRIACSEGAIRPLELQRAGKPKMDRDTFLRGNAVVPSTILE; from the coding sequence ATGCGCATAATCTTCATGGGAACGCCCGATTTCGCAGTGCCGACGCTGCAGGCGCTGGTCGATGCGGCGCATGAGGTGGTCTGCGTCTATACCCAGCCGCCCCGCCCCGGCGGCCGGCGCGGGCGCGAACTGACCCCCACCCCGGTACACCAGCGCGCCAGCGATCTGGGGATCGAGGTACGGCATCCCAAGTCACTGAAACCGGCAGAGGAGCAGACGGCATTTGCCGCGCTCGATGCAGATATCGCGATTGTGGCCGCCTACGGGCTGATCCTGCCGCAGCCGATCCTCGATGCACCGCGGCATGGCTGCCTCAACGTCCATGCCTCGATCCTGCCGCACTGGCGCGGGGCCGCGCCGATCCACCGCGCGGTGATGGCGGGAGACAATGTGACCGGCGTCACGATCATGCAGATGGAGGCCGGGCTCGACACCGGTCCGATGCTGGCGATGGCACGCACCCCGATCGAGGACAAGACCACAGGCGAGCTAACCGGGGAACTGGCCGAACTCGGCGCGCAACTGATGGTCGGCACCTTGCGCGACCTCAAAATCCACGTGCCGGTCTCGCAGGACGATGCCGATGCGACCTATGCCGCCAAGATCGACAAGGCCGAGGCGCGGATCGACTGGGATCGTCCAGCGGTGGAGGTGGTCCGGCATGTCCACGGTCTCTCGCCCTTTCCCGGGGCATGGTTCGAACTCGATGGCCAGCGGGTGAAACTCTTGCGCGCCGAGATGGTCGAAGGATCGGGCAAACCCGGAGAAGTGCTGGACGATCGGCTGAGGATCGCATGCAGCGAGGGGGCGATCCGTCCGCTCGAACTGCAACGCGCGGGCAAGCCGAAGATGGACCGGGACACCTTCCTGCGCGGCAATGCAGTGGTGCCGAGCACGATCCTCGAATGA
- the recR gene encoding recombination mediator RecR, with translation MASQEIETLAAALARLPGLGPRSARRAVLWLVKRRESALPALLEALATVGEALVECETCGNVDTTNPCGICADPRRDPKALCVVEDVADLWALDRAKLFTGKYHVLGGKLSALDGVRPEDLNIAQLLARVEAGGVDEIVLAMNATLEGQTTAHYLAERLEEFPVRITQLAHGLPVGGELDYLDEGTLAQALRARRPMG, from the coding sequence ATGGCATCGCAAGAGATCGAAACCCTCGCCGCGGCACTGGCGCGGCTACCCGGCCTCGGACCGCGTAGCGCACGGCGCGCGGTGCTGTGGTTGGTGAAACGGCGCGAAAGCGCGCTGCCCGCACTGCTCGAAGCGCTGGCCACGGTAGGCGAGGCGCTGGTCGAATGCGAGACCTGCGGCAATGTCGACACTACCAACCCCTGCGGTATCTGCGCCGACCCGCGGCGCGATCCGAAGGCGCTCTGCGTGGTCGAGGATGTCGCCGATCTGTGGGCGCTCGACCGCGCCAAGCTGTTCACCGGCAAATATCACGTGCTGGGCGGAAAGCTGTCCGCGCTCGACGGCGTGCGGCCCGAAGACCTCAATATCGCGCAATTGCTGGCACGCGTGGAGGCGGGCGGGGTGGACGAAATCGTGCTCGCCATGAATGCCACCCTCGAAGGACAGACCACCGCGCATTACCTCGCCGAACGGCTGGAGGAATTCCCGGTCCGCATCACGCAGCTCGCGCATGGCCTGCCGGTGGGCGGCGAACTCGACTATCTCGACGAGGGCACGCTGGCGCAGGCGCTGCGGGCAAGAAGGCCGATGGGGTAG
- a CDS encoding peptide deformylase, producing MAIREILEVPDPRLKTVSEPVTEFGDELNELVADMFETMYAAPGIGLAAIQVGVPQRVLVIDLQPEDTEAEPEPCDHDGHEHVHYPTIKEPRVFVNPVILDPAEDLASYQEGCLSVPDIFADVDRPATCRVRYQDLEGETHEEDMEGLMATCIQHEMDHLEGILFIDHLSRLKRNMALKKLKKLREAA from the coding sequence ATGGCTATCCGTGAAATCCTCGAAGTGCCGGATCCCCGGCTCAAGACCGTGTCCGAACCCGTCACCGAATTCGGCGACGAGCTGAACGAGCTCGTCGCCGACATGTTCGAAACCATGTATGCCGCGCCCGGCATCGGCCTTGCCGCGATCCAGGTCGGCGTGCCCCAGCGCGTGCTGGTGATCGACCTTCAGCCCGAGGATACCGAAGCCGAGCCCGAGCCGTGCGATCACGACGGGCACGAGCATGTGCACTATCCGACGATCAAGGAACCAAGGGTGTTCGTGAACCCGGTAATCCTCGATCCGGCGGAAGACCTCGCCAGCTATCAGGAAGGCTGCCTGTCGGTCCCCGATATCTTCGCCGATGTTGACCGCCCGGCGACCTGCCGCGTGCGCTATCAGGACCTTGAGGGCGAAACGCATGAAGAGGATATGGAAGGCCTGATGGCCACCTGTATCCAGCACGAGATGGACCATCTCGAAGGCATCCTGTTCATCGACCACCTCAGCCGCCTCAAGCGCAACATGGCGCTCAAGAAGCTGAAAAAGCTGCGCGAAGCGGCTTAA